ttcgaagGAGTGTACTTTCTAGGCAGAAAGATGTGCTTATATGGAATATATGACGTGTTCATGcatattaaaattttttatggtAAAATAACAGGTTTTTTTATCAATACCATGTGTGTATTCATGCGATATAGTGTTAGAGAGAGATATATTGATGCTGAAACTTGGACTTGTAAGCATCGAAAACTCTGAGTTCAACAGTCGCATGCACGCTATATTTCTGATCCTGATTTTATTGGTTATTTTATGCGCTGGTAATGTCTACGAAGCATCAAGTCAGAAAGAGCGTCGGTGTTACACTTCGGTGGACTACCAGATAAATAACCAGCTAAATGCTGAAGAAGTTTCACTAGTCGAATTGGTGAAAATAAATAGTACTAGTTACATTGAAACTTCAACCTTGCATGACCGGAATAAACTGGCTGCCTCCCAGCAAACTTTAATGACAGAAAAGACCCATGCTGAACAAAAAGAAGAGACCTCAAAAAATGACTCGACTAGAGGAGATTTAGGTTGGATCCCTTATTTTTATATTTACGATCACCTTATGAAATCTTGTCAATGGCTCGCAGTTATTCTGTTCATTTTGTGGATGGCTATATTATTTTCTCTACTTATGGTTTCCACCGACGATTTTTTCTTGCCTAATTTGATTTTTATATCTGATAAATTGGGCTTGCGTCCTGAAGTAGCCGGGCTAACTATCTTGGCCTTTGGAAATGGCGCTTCTGATTTCATTACAAATAGCGTCTGCATTTTGAACGGATCCCCTTCAATAGCTTTTGGTTCTATCATTGGAACAGGATTGTTCATCACAACTTTCGTCGCAGGATGCATTACTTTGGCAGTTAAAAAGATACAAATCAGGCCTGTGTCGTTCTTTAGAGACATCCTATTCTACCTAGCCAGTTTAAGCGTTTTGTTCGTCTCTATACTCACTGGTAAAACGTGGATCTATCAGCCGATCGCGCTTCTGATATTGTATATCACATACGCTGTTTGTGCTATATCACATAACTTCAACCTGACCAGGTATTTTTCAGATACGCAACAACCAGAGGAAGCACAAGATGTTTCCGGCATGTGGCTGTTAGAACAGGCGCAAAGTGTTCCTGGCACAGGGCAGTTAAATCAGATGCAAGGCGTCCATGATATACAACAGTGCGAACAAAGCGAAGATGAAAAAAATGAAGACACCCTGTTATCTACGAGAGGTGTATTGTCAAACAACCAACTTCAACGCCGCCTGTCAAGTTCCCTGACAAACGAAGAAAAAACCTCACCTCTTCTGAAAACATCCTTTTTTGACATTTCTGGCGTTCAGAACCTTTCAGCGACTTTTCCTGATGTGAACTGTTTAAGCAAAAGCATCGATTTCAGCCCGATCTTTGATAGATACGAACCAACAATGTACAAAGATATTCATGCCGACAAATTATTTGAATCTGACAGATATAAGGACGACAATCTAAGTAATTCAGAAAGCACCGTTCTCATcagcagcaatgaaaaaaaaaatctattaatgAGTCTGGATGAAGGGGATATTGATGGTGCATTAAACTCATCCAACAATCAACAGAATGTAGACAATGCGTCCCAATATGAACTGCATCTTTCTCTGGAACCAGAAACCGCTCTTACGCGTCAAATTGACAACCTATCCTCTTCAGATCTCCCTCGAATTTCCCTATATTCAATCAGTGCTcaaattgagaaaaaaaaaatatatcattatcTTTCAGATGGTTTAAAGTTGAGCTATATTTTTCGAGTATTTAGAGTCGTCTACTGGATTTTCAGGCTTCCGCTCTATCTGATAATTACCACCCCAAAATGGAACCAATTTACTGCTATTACTAGTGTTATCCTTTTCTGGCCAACTTTCTTTCTCGCCATCGACGAATTAAACATCACGTTCTGGCACATTCCACTCTTTGTCATCCTAATGCTCATCTCTTGTATTCCCgcgctttttatttatttcacttcatCCAAGTGTACCCCACCAAGCTATCAGCCTATCTTCAATTATGTCGCATTCATCACCTGCCTAGTCGTTATGTACATCATAGGCGAAGAACTAATTGCGCTCATCAAAACACTCGGAATCCTGTTCAAAATTCCTGAATTCATTTTGGGTGCAACCTTCGTCACTTTTGGCAACTCAATAGTTGATATAATCGTCAACACCTCTTTAGCAAAAGAGGGAAAATCGGAAATTGCAtttgctgcagtttatggcgggccaATGTTCAGTACGACACGACAATTAGATTTTTTTTAGGTCATTTCTTACTAATTCGTTATGTTTTATGTTTTAGGCTTGGCTTGTGGATTTGGACTCATCCTGTTAGTCGTGACCATCCAAACGTTTCCAATTCCGTACCAGGTCAATCTTGAGAACTCAATATTCCTAAAAAACATAGGCTTCCTTTTTGGGAATATCATCATCACCGCCATCTTCTGTAGCGCCCTATTCcgttttcaattaacaaaaaaaatgtgtCTGTTTTGGTGGTCCTATTACTTCATTTATTTGATCCTCTCTATCGTCCAGAGAGGCTAAAAAATATCCTACGCTCAGGGTGTACAAATGTAGACAGACCTATACTTTTTATTTTTCTGGTATTCCTGACAGTTAAGCCGGACTCTGCGCATTCAAATGTAATCCTAACAGCAGCATCCGTCTCTGACCTGTCCTACTTAGTCATAATGTGCAAAACGCAAACACACGACGTACATTGACCTTCCCTTTATAATATCCCAAATTTCTTGACAGCATCAGCATATCCTCTCTTTGGCCAAACAATGCAGGGCGAAGGTTATGACTAGCAAAACGTGATACCAGGTGAGCGTTGTAAAACCCTCCTAAAACCGCCAATTAACATCGCTTTGTTGAGAAACTTAACAATCAATTTAACAGTCAAAGAAACTCGACCCTACTATATACTATACTATACGCAAAAGTATCTTTATTAAAAAGCCAGTATGACTTCTTCAAGCGACGAACAGTCTGAACGCGCCGCAAaactatatttaacatattttcaaaCTCCTTCAACCTCTTTGAAGAATTGTATCAACAGAACAATATTGACATCTTCTTGTCGGAATCCTTGAAGGTAAGCTGAATCTGATAATCtaatttgataacaaatcaaacaATCAAAGCTGAGCTTCGAAATTCGTTATTTGAGACTTGTTCTTTGGTGCACATTCTGCTGGTGCATCGGTGGACAACAACTTTTTGTAGCCAGCGACAAAAAGATTGAGTTCTGAACAAAAAGCATAGCTTACTGTTTTAGCTAGGCTACAAGTACTCATTTTAGCATAGCATAGGTTATGAATTTGATATTAAAGGACAGTACAGTATGAGCTTTTCAACGTTAATCTTCCTTGGCAACGCTCAAACAGTTTTTTGATCAAAAACTGacctagcaatggcaaaaaaactCTTCTTGCATACATTCTCTTGATTAGGTGGTAAATTTTTTTGGCTTTGACATGTTACTTTGTAATATAAACACCTATCTCTAGATTGCATGTTCCTAGACTCAGTTTCGCGCGTGATGGCCAATTGTATATGCCTTATGCTTTTATTTAGGATTGGAATAGACGGTGACTGAAAGAAGTTATCAACTGACCTTTGGCACCACCTGTTACATTCATCAATTACAGTTGACACATGCAGCCTTGATAGAAAGAGAATCGCAGGCGAGTTCACAACGTTTGTCTGTCGGCAAATATTAGAGACTGTTTTGAGTCCATCTTCAAATACAGTTCGTCAATTTAACGAAGATTAGGAGAACGCCAACCATCTTTACAGATGAAAGTCAAGTTCTGTTATGGATACAGATAAACGCGATAGAAGAGACGGTCTCTAGAATCCTGACAAAGTCCCTGGTACATGTTGAACACCTTCTTATAGGAATTTTGACTCTATCTGAAAGATTCATGAAACTTTTTGCCAGCTATTCAACATACTCTAAAATGTATTTACGAAAAAATGAAGAATTTCAAGCCATGTCTATCATGTTAATATGGGCAAATGTAATTAAAAGCAAGGCAGCGTTGAGAGACCGAGATCGTAACAGCAATCTGAATAAAAGCATTGCGTTGCAGTGCGTTTAAAGAGCTGTCATTAGTCTCCAAGCAGTTGAAGAGATATAGCTCACAGTTCCAAATGTCTCAGACTTAAGATGAGTCGCTGGTAATTCACTAGCAATTGATAAAACCGGCGCGTGCTAAGGTTTTAATGCAGAGGTGCATGCAAAACACTTGGCTCCGAATCAAAATTGTAGTTTTGATTACCAAAGCGAGTTTATTTCGAAAAAAGCTGAGAAATGAAATGTTCAGTCGGAATGTTCAGTTAGAATATCCAGAGTTTCATTACAGGAGACTGCTGATTGATTGGCAGTTCAGtgaaaatatttgagaaaaaaagATACGAATTCAGAAAAAATTTTATTATAGAATAGGGTAGCCATATTAACTTTTCGTTAATCTTTATTCAGCAGATTGCCGTCTCATCAGACCATCATGAGCCGGGAATATTTTAACAATGGATATCAAAAAAGAAGTGGTTATTATAGAAGTATGTGGGATACATTTTGTCTTCTACCTTGTTTTTTTCTCTCGCGCTAGGGCCACTTCAAGTTATAGTGCCTAACAATTTTTGCACTTTTCGGCGTTTTTAATGCTGTTCAACCCAAGGCGACAACCTTAACTCAGCGGATTTTGAAACGTCGAAGGGCATCAAAGTTTATCCCTCGTTCGAGGAAATGAACCTTAAGGATGAGCTCCTGAGGGGCATTTACGAGTTTGGTATGCTAGGGAAAGGGTGCTTATGAGAGCCCAAGTTTTTTCCGTTATGCAAGGTGTTTTGACTTTTTTTCAGGATTTGAGAAACCCTCGGCAATTCAGCAGCGCGCCATCAAGCCCATAATATCAGGGCGGGATGTCATCGCACAGTCTCAAAGCGGGACAGGTAAGACTGCAACTTTTAGTATCAGCGTATTAGAGCGAGTAGACACAACCCTTCATGAGACGCAAGCCCTAGTTTTATCTCCGACTCGTGAGCTAGCGCATCAAATTCAGCGCGTGATATTATCTATAGGATCTTCAATGAGTGTTGACTGTCACTGCTGCATTGGGGGAAAAAATATGGGCGAGGATATCCGAAAACTAGAGAACGGAGTTCAAATAGTCTCAGGCACGCCAGGCAGAGTCTACGACATGATTAGGCGTCAGCATTTGCGTACAACAGAGATAAAAATTCTCATTTTAGACGAGGCTGATGAAATGCTGGGTAGAGGGTTTAAAGATCAAATATACGATGTATATAGGTATATGCCAAGAACGACTCAAGTGGTTTTGGTGAGTGCTACGCTACCCAGGGAAGTTTTAGAAATGACAAGAAAGTTCATGAACCAGCCTATGAGAATTTTGGTCAAAAGAGATGAACTTACGTTAGACGGTATCCGGCAGTTTTTTGTAGCGGTCGAGAAAGAAGAATGGAAATTTGACACACTGTGCGACTTATATGATACATTGGTCATTACACAAGCTGTTATTTTTTGCAACACACGCGTGAAAGTTGCTGAGATTTCGAATCGCATGACTGAGGCTAAGTTTACGGTGGTGTCTATGCATGGAGAAATGCAACAGCACGAACGAGATGCTATTATGAAGAGATTTCGATCCGGTGAAGCACGTATACTGATTACGACAGACATGTGGTCTCGTGGAATTGATGTTTCCCAAGTGTCTTTGGTCATCAACTATGATCTTCCTCTCAATCGAGAGAGCTATATTCATCGTATAGGGCGTTCAGGGCGATTTGGCAGGAAAGGAGTGGCCATCAATTTTGTAAAGAGCGATGAAATTAGGATACTTCGAGAAATCGAACAATATTACAGTACGCAAATAGATGAAATGCCCAATTCCGTGACTGAGTTGATATGAATAAAGCTCTGCGCATGTTTTTTGGTTGTCGAAAGGTACATCGGAAATATACGGCATCATGAATTAAAAAAAGTAGGTATGAAAAATGGTGTTCAGCATGTAGATAAATCTAGGAAAATGGCATGTCCACTTTAACTACGAGTAAAGAAGGGTTGAATGACGCAGGAGGTGGTCAAAATAAAGTCGTAGGAAGTGGTGGGTATGCTTGAACTAGGAATTTGCAGTGTTTTTTACGGTCTTGATTGAAAGTTGTGGTGGAAAGAGAGAGAGGTGTGGTTTGAATACGTACTCTTGCAAACAATCGAAAAGCAATGTTTTGAATTCAGGTTTCGCGTTCGATGCTTTTTTGTGGATGAGACGACTTCAGAGGTGGTACGGTGTCAGAAGGTGTGGGCATGAATGTGGTAGGAAAGAAGTGACAGATTTTTGACGTGAAAGTCAGCAGCGCGGTGGCTTAGCAAGGGTCTTGCTGATGAAGAATTTGAAGCATGAGCGAGAGAGTGTAAAAAACAGTTTTAGATATGGGTTATGATAGAAGAAGATTAAGGCATGAGTGGTAAATATTCTGTTTGCGCGAAGAGGGTACGGAAGGCTGTTTGTGCAGGTTTTTTTTTTGAGAGAAAATAGCATTTGTAGCATGCAATGGACCGAGAAAGTGCAGTGCGTATTCTCAGGCTCATCAACGGTCTTTTTTTTGGCTGGTACAAAGAGTTCCAGTGCTAAGGGGAATTGTTCGAGTGCAGATAAAGCGATGAACGGGTATGCACACATTCATGTATCAGAGGAGTTTATATACATCATAGAAAATGCGTGTGACTTTTATGTTGGTCGAGAGAATTATCGTTCTTGTTGACATTTTTTTTGAGATGACTGCACATGGTGTTCTGCTATTTCAGAAGGTCGTGGTGTTTATAAAGTAGCTCGCGGCTGGTGCCCGGCGAAGGGATGTGTGTCCTGTTATCTTCCCGCCTGTTTTTCCAAAAAGGAAGAATTGTCTAGGCCATTCAGGGCGGCTGGGATAGCAAAAAATAATGCATCTGTTTTGGAAAAGTGCGTTCAGGATGAAGGAGTAGAGTAGAACGCATGACTCTTAATGAGGCTGTTTTAGCGTCTTGAAGATATAAGGTTTGGCTGAGGATGATGCCCTGAAGATCCGATGCAGCCGAAACAAATTTATTTGGGGGTCTGATCATTGATAAGGACGTATTCTCGTGAACTTGCGCCGAATCTTAAACA
This sequence is a window from Schistocerca gregaria isolate iqSchGreg1 unplaced genomic scaffold, iqSchGreg1.2 ptg000720l, whole genome shotgun sequence. Protein-coding genes within it:
- the LOC126320426 gene encoding putative sodium/calcium exchanger 7, whose translation is MLKLGLVSIENSEFNSRMHAIFLILILLVILCAGNVYEASSQKERRCYTSVDYQINNQLNAEEVSLVELVKINSTSYIETSTLHDRNKLAASQQTLMTEKTHAEQKEETSKNDSTRGDLGWIPYFYIYDHLMKSCQWLAVILFILWMAILFSLLMVSTDDFFLPNLIFISDKLGLRPEVAGLTILAFGNGASDFITNSVCILNGSPSIAFGSIIGTGLFITTFVAGCITLAVKKIQIRPVSFFRDILFYLASLSVLFVSILTGKTWIYQPIALLILYITYAVCAISHNFNLTRYFSDTQQPEEAQDVSGMWLLEQAQSVPGTGQLNQMQGVHDIQQCEQSEDEKNEDTLLSTRGVLSNNQLQRRLSSSLTNEEKTSPLLKTSFFDISGVQNLSATFPDVNCLSKSIDFSPIFDRYEPTMYKDIHADKLFESDRYKDDNLSNSESTVLISSNEKKNLLMSLDEGDIDGALNSSNNQQNVDNASQYELHLSLEPETALTRQIDNLSSSDLPRISLYSISAQIEKKKIYHYLSDGLKLSYIFRVFRVVYWIFRLPLYLIITTPKWNQFTAITSVILFWPTFFLAIDELNITFWHIPLFVILMLISCIPALFIYFTSSKCTPPSYQPIFNYVAFITCLVVMYIIGEELIALIKTLGILFKIPEFILGATFVTFGNSIVDIIVNTSLAKEGKSEIAFAAVYGGPMFSLACGFGLILLVVTIQTFPIPYQVNLENSIFLKNIGFLFGNIIITAIFCSALFRFQLTKKMCLFWWSYYFIYLILSIVQRG
- the LOC126320427 gene encoding eukaryotic initiation factor 4A-III-like, giving the protein MSREYFNNGYQKRSGYYRSDNLNSADFETSKGIKVYPSFEEMNLKDELLRGIYEFGFEKPSAIQQRAIKPIISGRDVIAQSQSGTGKTATFSISVLERVDTTLHETQALVLSPTRELAHQIQRVILSIGSSMSVDCHCCIGGKNMGEDIRKLENGVQIVSGTPGRVYDMIRRQHLRTTEIKILILDEADEMLGRGFKDQIYDVYRYMPRTTQVVLVSATLPREVLEMTRKFMNQPMRILVKRDELTLDGIRQFFVAVEKEEWKFDTLCDLYDTLVITQAVIFCNTRVKVAEISNRMTEAKFTVVSMHGEMQQHERDAIMKRFRSGEARILITTDMWSRGIDVSQVSLVINYDLPLNRESYIHRIGRSGRFGRKGVAINFVKSDEIRILREIEQYYSTQIDEMPNSVTELI